Sequence from the Microbacterium sp. AZCO genome:
GTGCCGAGGCCCTCGATCGTGCCCGTCATGACGTCGCCGTCGCGCAGGTAGCGCTTCCAGTGCTGGCCGTTGCCGGCGGGGCTGCCCGTGAGCAGCAGGTCGCCCGGCAGGAGCGGGAGGGTCTGGGATGCCGCGGCGATGAGCGTCCTGACATCGAAGACGAGCTCGGCGGTCGTGGCATCCTGCATCACGTCGCCGTTGAGCTCGAGCCGGACCGACAGGCTGCTCGGATCGACGAAGGTCGCCGGCACGAGGAACGGACCCGTGGGGAGGAACCCGGGGGCGTTCTTCGACCGATACCAGTCGGCGCCGATGTCGCCGACATCGGGCGGGAAGACGCGATCGCGCGTGGTGATGTCGTTGACGATCGTGTAGCCGGCCACGTGATCGAGCGCGCGCTCGGGGTCGACGCGGAAGGCTTCGCGGCCGATCACGACGGCGAGCTCGAGCTCCCAGTCGTGCGTCTCGCTGTAGTCCGGCAGCACGAGCGGCACGTCGTCGCCGACGACGCACTGCGGCAGACCGAGGAAGATGAACGGCCGTCCGCTTGCCGCGCGGGCATCCATGATGCCCTCCGCCTTCGCGCGCACCTCATCGGGCGACAGCCCCGACTCGCCGCCCTTGGTGAGGCCCGCCATGATCAGCTGCACGACGTGCGTGCGGTAGTTGGCGCCCGCCTGCAGCACCTGGCGCGGCTCGACCGGTGCCGTCAGCACGACGTCGGCGAGCGGCATCCACCCTTCGACGTCACCGTCGCGGTCCGCGAGGGCCGCGAGGCGGTCCCAGTCGGGGTGCGCGAGGAAGGCGTTGAGGTCCGCGGCGCCGAGCTCGTCGGGCGAGAGCGTGCGGATGCGGTCGCCCGCGACGAGGCCCAGACGCACGGAATCGCCGTCGCGGAATCGTGCGAAGGCGAAGGGGGCGGTGAGCCCCTCGGACGTCGTCGTCATGTGTCCTCCGTGTTCGTGGTGTCGAACGTGGTGCGAGGGCGGGGACGCCCTTCAGGAAGCGTCCCCGCCCTCGAGCTTGTCAGCCCTGGCCCTGCTTGGCGTAGGGGTTGAGCAGGGCGTCGCGGATCTCGTCGGGCACGCCCTCCTCCGTCGCCGAGGGGCCGTCGGCGGGCGGGAACGACTCCGTCATCGACATCGGCATGACGCTGTTGCGGTAGAAGTTGTTCGATCCCTGCGACGGGCGCCAGGTGTTGGCCTCCCAGTCCGGCACGTAGTTGCGGTAGCCGCCCGTGTTGAGCTCGATGCGCAGCGACGAGGGCTCGCGGTAGTAGAGGAAGTTCTGCTCGCCGATGCCGTGGATCGAGGGGCCGTACTCGATCGGGTAGCCGTTCTCGCCGAGGATGTCGGCCGCGATGAGCAGCTCCTCGCGCGTGTCGACCCAGAAGGCGTAGTGGTTGACACGGCCGGCGCGGCTCGAGCCGTCGAGGACCACACCGAGGTCGTGCGACTTCTCGTTGGTGGTGAGGACGGAGAAGACCGAGATCGGCGCCTCGTCGAGCACCGTGCGGGCCATGAAGCGGAAGCCGAGCACGTCGACGTACCAGGTGACGAACGCGTCGACGTCGCTCGTGGCGACCGTGACGTGGTCGAGCTGGCGCGGTGCGCCGGCGACCTTGCTGCGGCGCGAGGGACGATCGGGGTAGATCGACGCGGCGTCGCCCTCGATGTCCTTATGGCGCGTGACGTCCCAGTGGAGCGTCAGCGTGTGGCCGAAGGGTCCGGTGAAGCGGTAGGCCCGGCCGATCTTGTGCACGTCGACCCATTCGCCCTGGATGCCGGCGGCCTCGACGCGCTTCGCCGCCTCTTCGAGCGCC
This genomic interval carries:
- a CDS encoding fumarylacetoacetate hydrolase family protein; this encodes MTTTSEGLTAPFAFARFRDGDSVRLGLVAGDRIRTLSPDELGAADLNAFLAHPDWDRLAALADRDGDVEGWMPLADVVLTAPVEPRQVLQAGANYRTHVVQLIMAGLTKGGESGLSPDEVRAKAEGIMDARAASGRPFIFLGLPQCVVGDDVPLVLPDYSETHDWELELAVVIGREAFRVDPERALDHVAGYTIVNDITTRDRVFPPDVGDIGADWYRSKNAPGFLPTGPFLVPATFVDPSSLSVRLELNGDVMQDATTAELVFDVRTLIAAASQTLPLLPGDLLLTGSPAGNGQHWKRYLRDGDVMTGTIEGLGTQVVRCLAEGPAV
- a CDS encoding VOC family protein; the encoded protein is MIKLLSHLSYVAITSPDVEASVDFYVNQVGLTVVDRVDGAVYLRCWGDYYAYSVVVLPGDEPSLDTAAWRTSSPEALEEAAKRVEAAGIQGEWVDVHKIGRAYRFTGPFGHTLTLHWDVTRHKDIEGDAASIYPDRPSRRSKVAGAPRQLDHVTVATSDVDAFVTWYVDVLGFRFMARTVLDEAPISVFSVLTTNEKSHDLGVVLDGSSRAGRVNHYAFWVDTREELLIAADILGENGYPIEYGPSIHGIGEQNFLYYREPSSLRIELNTGGYRNYVPDWEANTWRPSQGSNNFYRNSVMPMSMTESFPPADGPSATEEGVPDEIRDALLNPYAKQGQG